The following coding sequences are from one Onychomys torridus chromosome 16, mOncTor1.1, whole genome shotgun sequence window:
- the Wbp2nl gene encoding postacrosomal sheath WW domain-binding protein isoform X3 — MRRRPRSGSLRRVRGALGSRASILGRLSEGVLKKSPDVDFSFPQPPPGSNFFSGTKRGVLFLTSYRVIFVTSRSLSDPMLSFMMPFHLMSNCTVEQPILGANYIKGTIQAAPDGGWEGSATFKMVFRKGGAVDFAQLMAKAAYAVVYGVPPAGYGAPPPSYSVLPPGYGARGYGFPPPVYGATPMGYGVLPPGYEAPTMEYGVPPPRYGVPPPRYESTAVGSGSPPPRYEAPPMSYETPPSGHRFIPPMSSASPAAHEAPPAGSEAGHPVSVAAQTPEFQASLPSTSSSQAHSPTSKM, encoded by the exons ATGCGCCGTCGCCCGCGTTCCGGGAGCCTTAGGCGCGTGCGCGGGGCGCTGGGCTCCAGGGCGAGCATCCTGGGAAGGCTGAGCGAGGG TGTCTTGAAGAAGTCTCCAGATGTGGACTTCTCCTTCCCTCAGCCACCGCCAGGCTCCAACTTCTTCAGTGGTACAAAAAGGGGGGTGCTCTTTCTCACCTCATACCGG GTGATTTTTGTGACTTCCCGTTCACTCAGCGACCCCATGTTGTCTTTTATGATGCCATTTCATCTAATGAGTAACTGCACTGTTGAACAACCGATCCTTGGAGCAAACTACATTAAAGGGACCATCCAGGCAGCTCCAGATG GTGGCTGGGAAGGATCGGCCACTTTTAAAATGGTCTTCAGGAAAGGAGGTGCCGTCGACTTTGCCCAGCTGATGGCCAAAGCTGCTTATGCTG TTGTCTATGGAGTCCCGCCTGCGGGATACGGAGCCCCACCTCCCAGTTACAGTGTCCTGCCTCCTGGATACGGAGCTAGGGGATATGGATTCCCTCCTCCTGTATATGGAGCTACCCCTATGGGCTATGGAGTCCTGCCTCCTGGATATGAAGCCCCCACTATGGAGTACGGAGTCCCACCTCCCAGATACGGAGTCCCACCTCCCAGATACGAAAGTACAGCTGTGGGATCTGGATCTCCACCTCCTAGATATGAAGCCCCACCTATGAGTTATGAGACTCCTCCTTCAGGACATAGGTTCATACCTCCTATGTCCAGTGCCTCACCTGCAGCACACGAAGCTCCACCTGCTGGGTCTGAAGCAGGGCATCCGGTTTCTGTGGCAGCCCAGACTCCTGAATTCCAGGCATCTTTACCCTCTACCTCATCCTCACAAGCCCATTCTCCCACTTCTAAGATGTAA
- the Wbp2nl gene encoding postacrosomal sheath WW domain-binding protein isoform X2 — MAVNQNHSADRREALIPHGESVLKKSPDVDFSFPQPPPGSNFFSGTKRGVLFLTSYRVIFVTSRSLSDPMLSFMMPFHLMSNCTVEQPILGANYIKGTIQAAPDGGWEGSATFKMVFRKGGAVDFAQLMAKAAYAAAQGFPLIVPSFWMHPLGIFVIAGQRNMCGPQACPVVYGVPPAGYGAPPPSYSVLPPGYGARGYGFPPPVYGATPMGYGVLPPGYEAPTMEYGVPPPRYGVPPPRYESTAVGSGSPPPRYEAPPMSYETPPSGHRFIPPMSSASPAAHEAPPAGSEAGHPVSVAAQTPEFQASLPSTSSSQAHSPTSKM; from the exons ATGGCGGTGAACCAGAACCACTCGGCGGACCGCCGTGAGGCCCTCATCCCTCATGGCGAAAG TGTCTTGAAGAAGTCTCCAGATGTGGACTTCTCCTTCCCTCAGCCACCGCCAGGCTCCAACTTCTTCAGTGGTACAAAAAGGGGGGTGCTCTTTCTCACCTCATACCGG GTGATTTTTGTGACTTCCCGTTCACTCAGCGACCCCATGTTGTCTTTTATGATGCCATTTCATCTAATGAGTAACTGCACTGTTGAACAACCGATCCTTGGAGCAAACTACATTAAAGGGACCATCCAGGCAGCTCCAGATG GTGGCTGGGAAGGATCGGCCACTTTTAAAATGGTCTTCAGGAAAGGAGGTGCCGTCGACTTTGCCCAGCTGATGGCCAAAGCTGCTTATGCTG CTGCCCAAGGATTTCCACTCATAGTTCCAAGTTTCTGGATGCACCCTCTAGGAATTTTTGTCATAGCTGGGCAGAGGAACATGTGTggcccacaggcatgcccag TTGTCTATGGAGTCCCGCCTGCGGGATACGGAGCCCCACCTCCCAGTTACAGTGTCCTGCCTCCTGGATACGGAGCTAGGGGATATGGATTCCCTCCTCCTGTATATGGAGCTACCCCTATGGGCTATGGAGTCCTGCCTCCTGGATATGAAGCCCCCACTATGGAGTACGGAGTCCCACCTCCCAGATACGGAGTCCCACCTCCCAGATACGAAAGTACAGCTGTGGGATCTGGATCTCCACCTCCTAGATATGAAGCCCCACCTATGAGTTATGAGACTCCTCCTTCAGGACATAGGTTCATACCTCCTATGTCCAGTGCCTCACCTGCAGCACACGAAGCTCCACCTGCTGGGTCTGAAGCAGGGCATCCGGTTTCTGTGGCAGCCCAGACTCCTGAATTCCAGGCATCTTTACCCTCTACCTCATCCTCACAAGCCCATTCTCCCACTTCTAAGATGTAA
- the Wbp2nl gene encoding postacrosomal sheath WW domain-binding protein isoform X1: MRRRPRSGSLRRVRGALGSRASILGRLSEGVLKKSPDVDFSFPQPPPGSNFFSGTKRGVLFLTSYRVIFVTSRSLSDPMLSFMMPFHLMSNCTVEQPILGANYIKGTIQAAPDGGWEGSATFKMVFRKGGAVDFAQLMAKAAYAAAQGFPLIVPSFWMHPLGIFVIAGQRNMCGPQACPVVYGVPPAGYGAPPPSYSVLPPGYGARGYGFPPPVYGATPMGYGVLPPGYEAPTMEYGVPPPRYGVPPPRYESTAVGSGSPPPRYEAPPMSYETPPSGHRFIPPMSSASPAAHEAPPAGSEAGHPVSVAAQTPEFQASLPSTSSSQAHSPTSKM, from the exons ATGCGCCGTCGCCCGCGTTCCGGGAGCCTTAGGCGCGTGCGCGGGGCGCTGGGCTCCAGGGCGAGCATCCTGGGAAGGCTGAGCGAGGG TGTCTTGAAGAAGTCTCCAGATGTGGACTTCTCCTTCCCTCAGCCACCGCCAGGCTCCAACTTCTTCAGTGGTACAAAAAGGGGGGTGCTCTTTCTCACCTCATACCGG GTGATTTTTGTGACTTCCCGTTCACTCAGCGACCCCATGTTGTCTTTTATGATGCCATTTCATCTAATGAGTAACTGCACTGTTGAACAACCGATCCTTGGAGCAAACTACATTAAAGGGACCATCCAGGCAGCTCCAGATG GTGGCTGGGAAGGATCGGCCACTTTTAAAATGGTCTTCAGGAAAGGAGGTGCCGTCGACTTTGCCCAGCTGATGGCCAAAGCTGCTTATGCTG CTGCCCAAGGATTTCCACTCATAGTTCCAAGTTTCTGGATGCACCCTCTAGGAATTTTTGTCATAGCTGGGCAGAGGAACATGTGTggcccacaggcatgcccag TTGTCTATGGAGTCCCGCCTGCGGGATACGGAGCCCCACCTCCCAGTTACAGTGTCCTGCCTCCTGGATACGGAGCTAGGGGATATGGATTCCCTCCTCCTGTATATGGAGCTACCCCTATGGGCTATGGAGTCCTGCCTCCTGGATATGAAGCCCCCACTATGGAGTACGGAGTCCCACCTCCCAGATACGGAGTCCCACCTCCCAGATACGAAAGTACAGCTGTGGGATCTGGATCTCCACCTCCTAGATATGAAGCCCCACCTATGAGTTATGAGACTCCTCCTTCAGGACATAGGTTCATACCTCCTATGTCCAGTGCCTCACCTGCAGCACACGAAGCTCCACCTGCTGGGTCTGAAGCAGGGCATCCGGTTTCTGTGGCAGCCCAGACTCCTGAATTCCAGGCATCTTTACCCTCTACCTCATCCTCACAAGCCCATTCTCCCACTTCTAAGATGTAA
- the Wbp2nl gene encoding postacrosomal sheath WW domain-binding protein isoform X4, with the protein MWTSPSLSHRQAPTSSVVQKGGCSFSPHTGDPMLSFMMPFHLMSNCTVEQPILGANYIKGTIQAAPDGGWEGSATFKMVFRKGGAVDFAQLMAKAAYAAAQGFPLIVPSFWMHPLGIFVIAGQRNMCGPQACPVVYGVPPAGYGAPPPSYSVLPPGYGARGYGFPPPVYGATPMGYGVLPPGYEAPTMEYGVPPPRYGVPPPRYESTAVGSGSPPPRYEAPPMSYETPPSGHRFIPPMSSASPAAHEAPPAGSEAGHPVSVAAQTPEFQASLPSTSSSQAHSPTSKM; encoded by the exons ATGTGGACTTCTCCTTCCCTCAGCCACCGCCAGGCTCCAACTTCTTCAGTGGTACAAAAAGGGGGGTGCTCTTTCTCACCTCATACCGG CGACCCCATGTTGTCTTTTATGATGCCATTTCATCTAATGAGTAACTGCACTGTTGAACAACCGATCCTTGGAGCAAACTACATTAAAGGGACCATCCAGGCAGCTCCAGATG GTGGCTGGGAAGGATCGGCCACTTTTAAAATGGTCTTCAGGAAAGGAGGTGCCGTCGACTTTGCCCAGCTGATGGCCAAAGCTGCTTATGCTG CTGCCCAAGGATTTCCACTCATAGTTCCAAGTTTCTGGATGCACCCTCTAGGAATTTTTGTCATAGCTGGGCAGAGGAACATGTGTggcccacaggcatgcccag TTGTCTATGGAGTCCCGCCTGCGGGATACGGAGCCCCACCTCCCAGTTACAGTGTCCTGCCTCCTGGATACGGAGCTAGGGGATATGGATTCCCTCCTCCTGTATATGGAGCTACCCCTATGGGCTATGGAGTCCTGCCTCCTGGATATGAAGCCCCCACTATGGAGTACGGAGTCCCACCTCCCAGATACGGAGTCCCACCTCCCAGATACGAAAGTACAGCTGTGGGATCTGGATCTCCACCTCCTAGATATGAAGCCCCACCTATGAGTTATGAGACTCCTCCTTCAGGACATAGGTTCATACCTCCTATGTCCAGTGCCTCACCTGCAGCACACGAAGCTCCACCTGCTGGGTCTGAAGCAGGGCATCCGGTTTCTGTGGCAGCCCAGACTCCTGAATTCCAGGCATCTTTACCCTCTACCTCATCCTCACAAGCCCATTCTCCCACTTCTAAGATGTAA